The genomic segment TTTTGCTTTCTTCTGCTCAACGTTGGTTGAGCCAACTCCTTTTCTctcttccctctctctctctctctcagaagAATACACAAAAGATACCGAGTATTTTCAGATGCTCTCGCAATGGTAAATCAACTaaaggagaagaaaaaacaaGTTCAACAGCAGCATAATCTCGACCCTGAGAACCCTGAAGCTGAACCTTCTCGATTCTTCTGTGGGAGCTTTTGCTCTGCTCTGTCACGTCTGTTTAGTCTAACATGTGTCATCTTTTTGGTCCTTAGCTTTGCGACTCTCCTTTCAGCGATCTTCTGGCTGTTCCCGCCGCGTCGATCGCTGCCTACTAGACACCATGCTGATGATATAGTTCATCTCAATGGTAATCCTCTGCTTTCAACAcaagttttatctttttttttctcagttaCAGAAAGTTTACTGCTTTAATTAAAGGTGGAGACTTTAAGTACAGAAGCTATCTCtggttttttaatatatagtggCTGCTTCAGTTAAAGCCTTAAAGGTGGAGACTTTAAGTAGAGAAGCTAGCTTTGGTTCTAAGTCTCACAAACAGTAGTGAAGCAGTTTCTCAATTTTAATGTGTATTCAACTTTCCTTCCAAATGTGATCACAATGTCTTACATTGTCATCTTCTTTGTCTGAAACCAGCATCAGTAGAAGCATGCTTTAGACTTCATAAACAAGCTTCTGAGGTCATTTCCCATAAAGGAAAGCTAGAGATGGATATCTTTTCAAGTATACATCTTAGGAACAACACCAAGGTATAATACATTCTTTGCTCCAAAACTTTATGCAGCATATATAAAATGTTGTATGTTTTTAGAGGCTCTAATGTCTATTTTATTGTTTGAACTTTGAACAGGTGACTGTTCTGTCTCTGCATCAACCAGGTGCATCTAATTTCACTCATGTCAAGTTTGGAGTTCTGCCTGTTCCTACTAACCATACAATGACAAAACACTCGTTAACTTCGCTGCGATCTTCTTTCGTTAACCTCTTTGCTCAAAGTTGTGATCTGAATCTGACCACATCAACTTTCGGGAAGCCAACATCTTTTCAGGTTCTGAAGTTCCCTGGTGGAATAACTGTGGATCCTCTGGGACTTGAACCTGTCTCTGGATTACTAGAGCTTCTCTTTAGCTTCACCCTCGAATTCTCCTTGTCCGAGATACAAGACAGAGTGGACCTTTTGAAAAATCA from the Raphanus sativus cultivar WK10039 unplaced genomic scaffold, ASM80110v3 Scaffold1529, whole genome shotgun sequence genome contains:
- the LOC130504368 gene encoding uncharacterized protein LOC130504368; its protein translation is MVNQLKEKKKQVQQQHNLDPENPEAEPSRFFCGSFCSALSRLFSLTCVIFLVLSFATLLSAIFWLFPPRRSLPTRHHADDIVHLNASVEACFRLHKQASEVISHKGKLEMDIFSSIHLRNNTKVTVLSLHQPGASNFTHVKFGVLPVPTNHTMTKHSLTSLRSSFVNLFAQSCDLNLTTSTFGKPTSFQVLKFPGGITVDPLGLEPVSGLLELLFSFTLEFSLSEIQDRVDLLKNQLELVLHLELFESFRVVLTNHKGSTVSPPVTVRGCVVSNMTIMESHIQQRFDHLAQPPAKNFGLDNSVFGEVKNVTFTSYPVGKVLDSDSVLATNANFLT